Part of the Heliomicrobium gestii genome is shown below.
TGCTCCGGTCTTGACGGCTATGACATCACCGTTCTGAGCCCACGGGGACTTGGTCGCAATCGTCCATGCCAGTCCGGCAGGCGGCGCAGATAAAGCGCCCGCACTTTTTGCAGACAAACATGTTGATCTGCTTTTTCTCCATACAGTCGTAACAGTACATGGTGTCGCAGTGCCCACAGACCGCTCCTTGCGTATCGGTGGCGCCGCAACGTTCACAGTAAGGAATTTTCATGCCGCCATCACCTCCCCGTATGAAGCTTGACGAGCAGGGATATACTAGGATTGCGGAAGTCCCCTGCCGGCAAGATGGTCCCTTCCCGGCTAGCCTAACCAGCGAAGAGGGCTTCCGCCTTTTCTTTGCCCTCTATGGTCAAAAGAACCCCTGGCGCGGGCCAGGGGTTTGTCTTTTCGTCTTGCTGGTCAGAGTTTGGGCACCTTCAGGTTGGACACCATCAATCCGGCCAGAAGCAACATAGCGATGGGAAAAAAGAGCACCGGAAGGCGGGCGCCGGCCAAAGAAAAAAGGGCCATGAGGGGACCGGCAACAGTGATGGGAATCCCGAGGAAGTGGGTGGTAATGTTGAGCACATTAAACCGGGCCAAGCGAACAGCGCCACAAAGGGCGAAAACGATGGCGATGGCTAAGCCCACATAATGGTACGGTTCTTCCAAGTGGGCCGCGTAGACGAGGATCGCTGGCGCCACACCAAAGGA
Proteins encoded:
- the pssA gene encoding CDP-diacylglycerol--serine O-phosphatidyltransferase yields the protein MNHKAAIPNAFTLTNLLLGILSIVYTMDQNYMMSAIMILLAAVLDGMDGRVARKLEVSSAFGKELDSLSDLVSFGVAPAILVYAAHLEEPYHYVGLAIAIVFALCGAVRLARFNVLNITTHFLGIPITVAGPLMALFSLAGARLPVLFFPIAMLLLAGLMVSNLKVPKL